The genome window CCGATAAAGAGAACCTCCAGTTGGCCCGTTCTACCCTGGAGACCCAGCAGGCCACCTATGATTTGATTAAGCGACGTTATGAAGTTGGCATCGCCTCCAGATTGGATCTGGAGCGGGTTCAATCACAGGTGGATACCGCCCGGAGAGAAGTCGCCCGCTTCACGCAATTGGTGGCCCAGGATCAGAACGCCTTGAATCTTTTGGCCGGTTCTATGGTCCCAGAAGAGCTTTTGCCCGCAGACCTGAGCAACGTTGGCTCTCTCAAAGAGATTTCTCCCGGTCTGTCTTCTGAGGTGCTTTTGAATCGACCTGACATTTTACAAGCGGAATATCGGCTCAAGGCGGCCTATGCCAATATCGGCGCCGCTCGGGCTGCCTTCTTTCCCCGCATTTCTCTGACCACCGCGATGGGAACCGCCAGCGCAGAGCTTTCCGGGCTGTTCAGCTCCGGCTCGGCGACCTGGAACTTTGCGCCCCGGATCGTTTTGCCGATCTTTGATGCTCGTATCTGGGCCGCCCTGCGGGTCAGCAAAGCCAATCGAAAAATCCTCCTGACCCAATACGAAAAGGCCATCCAAACGGCCTTCAGAGAAGTGGCTGATGCCCTGGCGGTGCGGGGAACAGTAGGGCAGCAGATATCGGCGCAGCAATCACTGGTCAACGCCAACGCGGCAACCTATCAACTTTCCAAGGGACGCTATGTCAAGGGGATTGATAACTACCTGAGCGTCCTGGATGCGCAACGTTCCCTCTATGCGGCCCAACGCGAGCTTATTTTACTTCGCCTGGCCAAGCTCGCCAACCACGTGCGGCTTTATGCGGTATTGGGCGGGGGCAATGAACAACCTAAGGCACCTTGAGGAGGCTCATAACCGGGCCATCGTACGGCGGCGGACAACCCCCGGCGAGACTCAGCCTCAGGAGGCAGCCTTTCCTCCGAGTGGTTTGACCGGGCTGGGACAATTACAGCTTCCCGCGTCTGATGATGGAGATCAACAGCCAAAACCCCATCGCCCCGGAAACCACAAAACCTGCCAGGCAAATAACGGGTATATCATGCCATTTGGGTGGGATATCCGAAAGCACGATAAGAGAGGAACCGATCACCAGAGAAGCCAGGACAATCGCAAAGGCCAACCGGTTGCTGATCCGGTCATGGGTATGAAGCATCGGCTCCAGGCCGCGATGCTCGAATTCGACCTTCATCTTGCCCTGTCTGACCTGTTTGAGGAACTCGCGCAGCTCTCCAGGAAATTCCTTCATAAGATGGAACAATTCCATTCCCGAATCGAACATCTCCCCGGCGATGCGCGGCGGATACAGACGCTCCAACTGAATCCTTCGCATAAACGGGGCCGCCTGTTCCATGGCGTCAAAGTCCGGATCCAGGGTGCGGCCTACTCCCTCCACGGTGCTAAGGGCCTTGGTCATCAGAAACAGATCTGATGGCACCCGCAGGCGATGCTTATCAACCAGATCCAGCAGCTCTTGCAAGAGTGGACCGAGTTCCACCTCCTTGAGAGGGCGGTACAGGTAGAGATCTAAAAATTCGGACACATCTCTCTGCAAAGCTCTGCGATCCGGTTCCTGATCCCAATAGGTGAGCCTGAGTAGGGCATCCATGACCTTTGCTTCATCCCGGCTCACCGCCCCCATTATTAGGTCGGCGAAGTCATCCCGGCTTTTCTGGCCGATACGCCCCATCATGCCGAAGTCCAGAAAACAGATGACGTTGTTCGGCAAGATAAAGATGTTGCCCGGATGGGGGTCGGCATGAAAGAAACCGTGCACGAAAATCTGTTTCATGATCAGATCAAAGCCCCGGCGGGCGATCTCCTGCGGATTAAGCCGGGCCTTTTTCAGGCGCTCGAGGTCGGAGACCTTGATGGCGTCCACATACTCCATGGTAAGCACCTTGGCGGTGGTGGCGTCACGATAAACCTTGGGCACATAGATGGTGGGATCACTGATAAACTGACTGGCAAAACGCTCCAGGTGGGAGGCTTCGAGGGTGTAGTCCAGCTCCTTTTCCAGCACCCGAGTAAATTCCTCTACGATCTGGGTGGGGCGCTGGATCTCCCAGCCGGCTAGATGTCGCTCTGCCAGGGTAGCCAGATGCATCAGGATTTCCAGGTCAACCTCAATGGTTTTGCGGATGTCCGGCCGCTGGACCTTGACTACCACCTCTTCCCCATCGGCCAGCCGGGCCCGATGAACCTGTCCCAAGGATGCCGAAGCCAGGGGAATTTCTTCAAAATCTCTGAAGATTGTGTCAAGCGGAACCTGTAGTTCTGTTTCAATAATCTTCTGGGCCTGTTCCGAGGCAAAGGGCGGCACCTGGTCCTGCAATTTTCCCAGTTCGTAGAGGAACTCCGTGGGCAAAAGATCCGGACGAGTGGAAAGAATCTGGCCCATCTTGACAAATGTCGGACCGAGATCCTCGATGGCCATTCTGACCCGCTCCGCCCGGGAGAGAGTCTCCAGGTCTTTCCGCGGTTGGCGAGAAATCAACCGCAGGCCGATATCCAGATAGTGTTCGATCTTCAGGCTGTGCAGCAGATCCCCAAAGCCATATCGAAAAAGCACCGTCAGGATCTGCCGGTAACGCTGGGCATGGCGGTAAGTGCGTCCGATGATGCCGATCTTACGGATGGCCAAGACAGTTCCCTTTATCGGCGTTCAGCCACCGACCTTAGCTTGCCGAAGACCCCAAGAACCCTTCCGGACACCCTGGATTGTCCCGAACCAAGTCTTGTGGGTGACTCTTGCAGCTGTTCGTCTGGCATTAGTTGATGACTGAACTCCAGACTAACGACTTTTTATGATCAGTCTTCTTTTTTCTCTCTCTTAAGGGCCTCTTTGGCGCCTTTCCACATACCCGATAGCGCCCCGGCAGCTACCTCCAGGGATCTTTTGGCCAGTTTACCGGCTTCCTCAGCAGTGCTCCGGGCAGCCCTTCCCAAGAGCTTGGCGGCCTTTTCGGAGGTGTCTATACCTAGTTCCTTGAGCCGTGCGCCAACGGTTTTAGCGGCTTCGCCGGCCTTCTCCTTGAGAACGGACGTGGTTTTGCGGGATTCAGTGGCGATGTCGCTCAGAGCCTTCTTGGCCACCTCCCCGGAGCGTCGCGCCACCCGGTCCACGGTCTCCAGAAACAGATCCTCGATAGTTTCCAGATCTTCTTTGGCCCTGGCGAGATCTTCCAC of Deltaproteobacteria bacterium contains these proteins:
- a CDS encoding AarF/ABC1/UbiB kinase family protein gives rise to the protein MKGTVLAIRKIGIIGRTYRHAQRYRQILTVLFRYGFGDLLHSLKIEHYLDIGLRLISRQPRKDLETLSRAERVRMAIEDLGPTFVKMGQILSTRPDLLPTEFLYELGKLQDQVPPFASEQAQKIIETELQVPLDTIFRDFEEIPLASASLGQVHRARLADGEEVVVKVQRPDIRKTIEVDLEILMHLATLAERHLAGWEIQRPTQIVEEFTRVLEKELDYTLEASHLERFASQFISDPTIYVPKVYRDATTAKVLTMEYVDAIKVSDLERLKKARLNPQEIARRGFDLIMKQIFVHGFFHADPHPGNIFILPNNVICFLDFGMMGRIGQKSRDDFADLIMGAVSRDEAKVMDALLRLTYWDQEPDRRALQRDVSEFLDLYLYRPLKEVELGPLLQELLDLVDKHRLRVPSDLFLMTKALSTVEGVGRTLDPDFDAMEQAAPFMRRIQLERLYPPRIAGEMFDSGMELFHLMKEFPGELREFLKQVRQGKMKVEFEHRGLEPMLHTHDRISNRLAFAIVLASLVIGSSLIVLSDIPPKWHDIPVICLAGFVVSGAMGFWLLISIIRRGKL
- the adeC gene encoding AdeC/AdeK/OprM family multidrug efflux complex outer membrane factor gives rise to the protein MRRQALLALGLLMCLGGCTLAPKYTRPEAPIPTQWPQGPAYKDTQAAVGGPTALELNWREFFADPQLQQVIARALENNRDLRLAALNVEKARALYGIQRAELWPVVNAVGGGGKQRVPADLSVTGKSMTMEEYRVNLGITSWEIDFFGRLRSLKDEALQEYLATEQARRSVRILLMSEVARVYLTLAADKENLQLARSTLETQQATYDLIKRRYEVGIASRLDLERVQSQVDTARREVARFTQLVAQDQNALNLLAGSMVPEELLPADLSNVGSLKEISPGLSSEVLLNRPDILQAEYRLKAAYANIGAARAAFFPRISLTTAMGTASAELSGLFSSGSATWNFAPRIVLPIFDARIWAALRVSKANRKILLTQYEKAIQTAFREVADALAVRGTVGQQISAQQSLVNANAATYQLSKGRYVKGIDNYLSVLDAQRSLYAAQRELILLRLAKLANHVRLYAVLGGGNEQPKAP